In Arachis stenosperma cultivar V10309 chromosome 1, arast.V10309.gnm1.PFL2, whole genome shotgun sequence, one DNA window encodes the following:
- the LOC130943948 gene encoding protein LEO1 homolog gives MGGGGEEKRHQMMQNLFGDQSEEEEEDLDSEHESNPHPDDTAAIDNNNHHYASDEGEGGVEPEVEGEGEAEVDVEGHGEVEIESEGEGDAPDHGESEAERDQTSQEVEVEAADQREEESDARGTDSDAKEEEEEEEEEDDEYGQRVVTSKHRGAVVESGSEENRYHENENENEDEEVDEARSPSGSPREDKDQIRDSAPEIRDVFGDFDDDEEEDGYAVHHDIEHDSNRSPVEEEGYEKGLRPEDILADEDNRYGSEEENYEMKTKEKPLGPPLELEVPLQPPPALPEKMNMIKVSNIMGVDPKPFDPKTYVEEDTFVTDESGAKKRIRLESNIVRWRTVRNPDGTSSYESNARFVRWSDGSLQLLIGNEVLDISVQDAQHDQAHLFLRHGKGILQSQGRLLRKMKFMPSSLSSNSHRLLTALVDSRHKKVYKVKNCITDIDPEREKEEKEKAESQTIRANVLLNRKREKVNRKYPPTVDRRRQLSPGFLEDALDEEDETDYYDSRRSQRRFEDDLELEARAERRIMNAKKSQGPKDIPRKSSMPPAKSSRRPMDYSDEEREESEYETEGEEDERPVSRKRAEDTEPEYEDEEDEEEEHYEEEAQVNDASEEEQEEEEPKPKSKEARGSVKRKGFESDEDSPPRKPTSAKRRMAVVYDSDDE, from the exons ATGGGTggaggaggagaagagaagCGCCATCAGATGATGCAAAACCTCTTCGGCGATCAGTccgaggaggaagaagaagaccTCGATTCCGAACACGAATCTAATCCCCACCCCGACGACACCGCTGCCATCGACAACAACAACCACCACTACGCCTCC GACGAAGGCGAGGGAGGTGTGGAGCCCGAGGTTGAGGGGGAAGGAGAAGCTGAGGTGGATGTGGAGGGTCACGGCGAGGTGGAAATCGAGAGCGAAGGGGAGGGGGATGCTCCTGATCACGGAGAGAGCGAAGCCGAGAGGGATCAGACTTCGCAGGAGGTGGAGGTGGAGGCTGCTGAtcagagagaagaagagagcgATGCCAGAGGCACCGACAGTGACGcgaaggaggaggaagaggaggaagaggaagaagacgacgagTATGGGCAGAGAGTAGTTACTAGCAAGCACAGGGGCGCCGTCGTTGAGAGCGGATCCGAGGAGAACCGTTACCATGAGAATGAGAATGAGAATGAAGATGAGGAAGTTGATGAAGCTAGGAGTccaag TGGATCTCCCCGAGAGGACAAAGATCAGATTCGTGATTCTGCTCCTGAAATTCGTGATGTATTTGGGGATTTTGACGATGATGAAGAGGAGGATGGATATGCAGTTCATCATGACATTGAACATGACTCAAAT AGATCCCCTGTTGAAGAAGAGGGCTATGAAAAAGGCCTGAGGCCAGAGGATATACTTGCAGATGAAGATAATAGGTATGGGTCAGAAGAGGAAAATTATGAGATGAAAACTAAAGAGAAACCACTTGGGCCACCATTGGAGTTAGAGGTTCCGCTGCAACCACCTCCAGCTCTTCCAGAAAAG ATGAACATGATTAAAGTTTCTAATATTATGGGTGTTGACCCAAAACCATTTGATCCTAAAACATACGTGGAAGAGGATACCTTTGTAACTGATGAGTCTGGAGCTAAGAAACGCATACGCTTGGAGAGCAATATCGTGCGATGGAGGACTGTCAGAAATCCTGATGGCACATCATCT TACGAAAGCAATGCTCGCTTTGTGAGGTGGTCTGATGGCAGTTTGCAGTTATTAATTGGGAATGAAGTTCTTGACATATCAGTACAAGATGCACAGCATGATCAGGCACATCTTTTCCTCAGACATGGGAAG GGCATTCTCCAATCACAAGGAAGGTTACTAAGGAAAATGAAGTTTATGCCATCTTCGTTGTCATCAAATTCTCATCGACTGCTGACTGCTCTTGTTGACTCGAGGCACAAGAAAGTTTACAAGGTTAAAAACTGCATTACTGATATTGATCCtgagagagagaaggaggaaaaagaaaag GCTGAAAGTCAAACAATCAGGGCTAATGTACTGCTTAATCGTAAGCGTGAGAAGGTTAACAGGAAATATCCTCCAACAGTGGATAGGAGGCGTCAACTATCTCCTGGGTTTTTGGAGGATGCTTTGGATGAG GAGGATGAAACAGATTATTATGATTCTCGTCGATCTCAACGCCGCTTTGAAGATGATTTGGAACTTGAGGCTCGGGCAGAGAGACGAATTATGAATGCCAAAAAG TCACAGGGGCCGAAAGATATTCCTCGCAAATCATCCATGCCACCTGCTAAATCCTCACGGCGCCCAATGGATTATTCAGATGAGGAGAGAGAGGAATCTGAGTATGAAACTGAAGGTGAGGAAGATGAGAGACCTGTTTCACGTAAAAGGGCTGAAGACACTGAGCCAGAATATGAGGATgaggaagatgaagaggaagaaCATTATGAAGAAGAGGCACAAGTTAATGATGCATCAGAGGAGGAACAGGAAGAAGAG GAACCAAAGCCGAAGAGCAAGGAGGCGAGAGGCAGTGTGAAAAGGAAGGGATTTGAATCGGATGAGGACTCTCCTCCCAGAAAACCAACCAGCGCTAAGCGCCGAATGGccgttgtttatgatagtgatGATGAATGA